The genomic region TAGCCCCTGCTACCGCAGAACAAAATACACCGAGCGGGCTTGCCCCGACGCTCATGGCGACACCGACACCGATAGCAGGACCGGTAAGATACTGGGCAACCTGTCCGAATTGGACAAGCAGTGGAATCGAAGCATAGGTTCCGATTTGTTTGATGATAAGACCGATGATGAGAGACGCGAACAATCCCTGAGCCATACCATTGAGGAACGTGACAAAATAGTCAGCTACCCCTTTCCGCCCGCTGGTTTTTCTTTTGGTTTCCATGCGAAGCTCCTTAGTACTGTAGTAAAATTATGAGTGTAATTCGGATGACAGAACATGACAGTAATCCATCGCTACTGGCACGGCCTCCAAGATTGACAAAGGCATGATACCTGTTTCCTGTTTTTTGTACAAGCAGGTCAGTAGAATAGGTGTAATTCATCTTTTCACTCAAAAAATAGTATCATAATTCAAAATATAGTACCTATTAAGGAATATTAATATTATAGATATATCAAAGCTCTTCTTTAAGTCTAAATAAAAACGACTCAGAGTTCAGAAACAATCACACGAAAAATAATGTCATCTGGAACAGTCAGGAAATAAGACCTTTCCTGCGGGCTTCCTACACGGCCATAAGACGGGAGGACACCCCAAGCTTTCCGAAGATACTCAGTACATGTGTTTTCACTGTAGCCAAGGATATGCAAAGCCTATCCGCAATTTCTTTGTTGGTGATACCCAAGGCCAGTTCTTCCAGTACTTCCTGTTCCCTTACAGACAGCTGTTCAGGAAGCCGTCCACATATACCATCGTATCCACAGACTTGCCATACCCTTCTTAGGAATGTCAATTCACCTTTCGACATCGAGCGATCCGCTGATGAAAAGGCCGACAATGGAACCAAGAGTACTGACCTTTCCAAATAAAATGGCAAAAGGATACAATCTGCACTTGCATAGTGAATGGCTTCCCTGAGCAGGTTCATCACTTCACGTTGCTCGCTAGTCAGCTTTTTCCCAACTGTCAGCAGATGTATCTTGAGCAATCCGGCTTCTACCAGGCGAAGTTTGTTTTTTTTCAGACGAGAAATAGCCAACACATCATCAACTTCTTCCATTGCTTCAGCTTCTTTGCCCTGACCGGCAAGCAGACGGGCACGAAGAAGGCGCAGGAATGGCTGCAGGTATTGACGTCGGTCAGTTCCTAGTTCACGTAGAAAAGTAGAAGACATCGAAGGATCAAGACATCCTTCACAGGCAAATTCCCAAACCAAACGACCAAGATTGAACAATGACAGCGTAGGATAGGTATTCAGCAGTTTTTCAAATCCAGCCTGTCCCTCTGCAATATTCCCGGACAACAACAATAGTTCTGACTGATGGAACTGCAAGGTAATATCAGCAATATCCAGATGGTACCGTTGGTTCCGTAATATCGAGGCAGCCTTTTCTATGTTTTCGCCTGCCTCCAGGAGCTCCATCCTACGCATCAGAACCCCGGCCAATCCAAAGAAATAGTTTATCTTGATACCGGAAATCATTGCTTTGGCATTGCAGAACCGGAAAGTCTGGGCATAACATGACAGACTTTTGTTAAGATTTCCAGTTTCTTCATAGACCTGTGCCAGCTGATTATAGGCAAAGAACGTAACAAACATATTGGCCCCGGAGCAAGTCTGCACAGCAAGCTCAATCCCATATTCTGCTTCGTCATAAAGCATTTTCTCCATCTGTATTGTAGAATTACCGACCAATATCATTGCCTGTGATACAGGCCCGAGCCCAACATTCTTGAGCAAATCCACCGGTAGTACACGCATGGATGGTTGAATGCCGTTTTCTGCATTCAGATACACATCCAAAGCCTGTATGACCTGCAATAAGCCAGGGTCATTGCATTCCTCCTGGTATCTCCTGCTTATCTGCCTGCAACGTTCACTGTCCAGATTGGCAAGATTATACAGGAAACACTGGACCGTAAGATCAGTATGCTGTACGAGCAAATCAAGGGGAATCCTGTTGAGATAGCTCCATGCCCCAGTCTGTCCTTCCATCGACTGTGCCAAGCGGAGTACATCTGCATATTCTTCAGCCTCACAATACTCATCCATAGCCGATTCCTTGTCTCCCCGCTTTTCAAACTTTCTTGCAGCATTGCAACGCAGTGCCCTACGTTCCTGTCATGGCAATTTACCGAACAACTGTGCGAGATAAGCTGAAAGCATATTGTGATAACGATAAATGCCTTTTTTTACATCTACACAGACAATAAAAAGATTCTTATGGATAAGCTGGTCTACTATCTGGACAATATCCGCTTCGGTAAACTGCGGCAACAGTGCGACACAAAGGTCGGCATCAAAGTAAGAAAGGAATCCTGTCCTGACCAGAAAGCTCTTTTCATCCTGACAAAAGGATAGTAAACATCTCCCGTGTCAGATAGGAAGCCGCAATGCCTCCGCCTGCACGAAGCAAATGTCCGAAGGAAGAGCCGATAATACCGGAAGCTGCAGCAAGCTGCAGACCTCCCACCCATCCTTCAGCATAGGTATTGAGTCTTGTCAGTTCTTCATCATCCGCCTGGAGTTTCAGAGTATGCTTCAGGAAAGCAATGCCTTCGTCCGGTGCAAACTGCATTTTCTTTGCATCAATGAAAAACAGCTTGCCGGACATAGCCAAGGACCCAAGATATACCGGCGGATCTTCCCGTGACAGCATGAACAGATGAAAGTTAGGCGGCATGGCACTGAAAAAAAACTCAAGCATCCGGATCAAGGTCGCATCATGAATACAATGGACATCATCCAGCACGAGGTAATATTCGACGTCATTTGCACAAATCCTGTTGATAAGAAGCGTGAGCAGATTCTCCATATGTGAAGCATCAGGATTGGCACGCATCAATGCCAATAAATTCCCATCATCTTCCCAAAAAGCACTGACGGCAGCGGTAATATACAGCCAGAACGTATAGGCATTGGTATTCGAAGCATCCAGAGAAACCCATTCTACCGGTGCCAATCCTGTTTCCTTGATAAAGGAAGAAAGCAATGTCGTTTTGCCTGTACCTGTACCACTGCATATAAAGATCACACTCTTGTCAAGGTTGTGTGAAAGCTGGGAAAACAATGACGTCCTTACGATATAGTCCTCACGAGGAGCCGGCACTGTCAGTTTTGTCGAAAGAAGCAATGCCCGTGAAGATCCTTCCATCCTGTCTCCTCCTTGGAATCCTGATACGGACAGCATACCACACCTGTACCCATGGCCCAATGGTTCCTAATCAGCTTTTATGTACGATTTTCCAAGGATATACCAAGAAATTCCAAACAATGTACAGGAAACGACAACGACATATCCCATAGATATCCATGATACAGGAAAACCACCGGCCAGTTGTCCTGCAAAATCCATCAATGCCTTCTGTGGCAGAAATCTGGTTACCGTATCAAGTACGGCATGGGAAGTTGCCTTGGCTGAAAACCCTCCGGCCAATATCGAAGCCAAGACCGTCACGGCATTGCCAAGCATATTTGCATTGTCAGCTTTCCTGAACAATGTATGAAGCAACAGGGAAAAAGAAAGCCCCAGGAAACCAAGGACCAACATGAAACCTGCATAGGCACCAAGGGAAAAACCGATGTTGATACCAGCCAGTTTCAGGATACACAAAAGACAATATTCAGGAAAAAACAGTGAGAAGCAATAGACACAATGCGCAGCAAGATACTCTCCGAAGGAAACAGGAGCAGCTATAATTCGTCTCAGGATACCAGTTTCATTGTCATCAGCAAAGACAAACATAAAGGAAGAGGAGAGCATAAGCAAAAACATCATCATGAAGCCGATGATATTCACACCAACATTCCGCATGGTCTCCATCGTCACCGTCGTTTCCGGGTCTTCAAGCAACTGAAGCAATTGGTTACGAAAGGATGTGCCATAGAGTGTATCGACATGGATACCTCCTGCTGCATCGACGGTAACATAGGCATCATACTTCTGTTCCATGAACTGTGACCGGGGTGGTTTTTCCCCTACGACAGTCACTGACAGTTGTTTTAGGTTTTCCGACAAGGGAATAGCCTGTGCAGCTTCGGATGAAAAGGCAACATGAGCTGCAGGCCGGGGACTTTCAGTCAGATAGACAGCAAGCAGAATCGAGCAAAGGGCAAACACCGTCATGACAATGAAAGAAACAAGTTCCGGTATGGTATGCAGATAATCATTTTTCAATATGGCAAAAAAATTTTTCATAAGTAATCCTCCGTTCTGAATGTCAGCTGACAACCGATTACAAGCAGCAGACCTACAAGCGCAGCCATCCCAAAAATAGGAAATGTATAGCGTAAGCTACCGTCGCTGACCAAAGTAAAGAATCCCTCGTTGATCCATCGCACAGGGGATACCCTGGAAATGGCCGCAATGGCAGATCCCAAGCCATCCGTCGGGAAAAAGGTCCCCCCATGATACATAGCAAAGTGATTACCGTGCTCAACAGCGAACTTGCCGACTCTTCACTATGCAACACACAGCAAAAGACCCCCCCCAACGCAGCCGAAGCAAATTCAACAGGTCCCATAAGCAGGATTACTGCCACCGGATGACTGCCAAGGTTCACCCGCAGCAGGGGACATAATACAGCAAGCAAAAGCAGGTGGAGCCCCCAGTCAAACACGAACGATGAAAATATCTTGGAAAACCAAAGTGAAAAACTGCCTGCAGGTGAAAAGATTATACGCAGATTCGGGCGCCTGATATCCCGTTCCATAAAGCAGTTGGAAGCTGTCATTGCCCCGTCCAGCATTGCAAAGACAAGCATGGAAACCAAGTAATATTGGTATGCATCCTGCATGTTCGCATAACTTCCTCCGGCAAGCAATCCCATGATGATGATCAGCATTGCTGCAAACAAGGTATTTGCAAAGACCAGGACCGGATTTTTCAACAGGTTGGTCAGGTCCATACGAAACAGTACGGTAAAGCGTCTCATACGTATCCTCCTCAGTCCCTCAGCCTTCTGCCGGTCAATTCAAGGAATACCATCTCCAGACTTGCATCTTCACTGGTAATGTTTCGGATCTTCTCCCCATGATCAGCAAGCAGTGCAATGATCTTGTCAAGATTCTCTACACCCGTAAGGGAAGTAATTTCAAAAGCATTGCCTTTCATCCTGACATCCTGTACCCCTTCTATGGCAAAGAATGCATCATGGGATACCTTGCCGTTCCCATCTACTTCAATAGTGTACTTTTTCTTGTTTGCCAAATGCTCCTTGAGACTTTCCTTGGTCCCTTCTGCAATGAGTATCCCATGGTCCAGGATAATGATCCGTGAGGAAATAGCCTCGACTTCCTCCAAGTAGTGGGTAGTATAGATGACCGTCATGCCATCATCTCGCAGTTTTCTAATGGAAGACAGAATATAATTCCGGCTCTGGGGGTCTATCCCGACGGTAGGTTCATCCATGATTACCAATTTCGGTGAATGTGCTATGGCACAGGCAATGTTGAGCCTTCGTTTCATTCCACCGGAAAAAGTCTTGACCTTGTCATGCCGTCTTTTCTCAAGTCCGGCAAATATCAAGGCTTTGTCCACGGCTTCTAAGAGCAAACGTCCATGCAATCCATAAAGTGCAGCAAAGAAACGGAGATTCTGCTCTGCGCTCAGCTGTTCATATAATGCTATATCCTGGGGAACAATTCCTAAGGATTGTCTATATGATTTCAGCTCTTTTCCTATAGGTTGTCCCTCAAAGCGAATATCACCACGGTCATAGCCAAGTGCAGCAGTCAGTATATTGATTGTTGTAGACTTGCCGGCCCCATTTGGTCCCAGGATACACAGTATTTCCCTGCTATGTACGGCAAAGCTGAAATCATTGAGCACAACAGCATCGCCGAAACTTTTCGTAAGATGCTTTACTTCTAAAAGTTCTGTCATTTTTTTCTTCCTGCAGTCATCGTATGCAACAGGGAGAAAAAACAAATCAACCGAACGGTTGATATCTTACTGTTTTTTCTCGAACAAGGCTTCCTTCAGGAAAATCATCAGGAATGCACCGACAATTGCAGTCAGCATGCCGGCGAGAAATACGTCTTTCACTGCAGCAAGCAGGACATGATCTGCCTGTTGTAACAATGCATTGAACTGCTGCAACACATCCTGTGGCAAATATGCCTGCAGTTTTTCAACAGCTCGGACATTGACCAAACCGGTAGGATTATGGACAAAAGCCTGAAGGGTAGCAGGCAGATGGTCCATATCGAGCCGAGCCAGTCCTACGCGCATTGCATTCGCAAGGATTGCTCCATAGACTGCAGAACCTACTGTCCGCCCCAAGTTCTTACAGAACATAACAGACGAAGTAATACTGCCGATTCTTTCACGTGGGACAGCATTCTGGGCATTTACATTGCTGATCGGCATGTTGATTCCGATTGCAAACCCCGTCAAGACTGCATACAACACGACGGTTCCATAGGTTGCATTCGCTCCCAAGGTCGACAGCAGGAACATCCCCCCAGCCGACAGGAGAAAGGCACCGATGGAAAGCAACTTGCATTTTCCGATCCGAGAAATCAACTGCCCGGAAAGATTGCTTGCAAGCAATAGGCCGATCATCATAGGAGTAATGGCAATGCCGGACACTGTTGCCGAGGACCCCATTACCACTTGGACAAAGTATGGCAGGAAAAGAATGACGGCAAACATAAGTGCCTGATTGAGAAATGCCATGACCAACGACATACTGACTGCTCTGTCCGAAAGGCAAGACAGAGAAATGACAGGATCTGCAGTCTTCGTTTCATGCCATCCGAACAGGACAAATCCGAGAGCAGCAAATATCAACAACCCCTTGAAAAACCAGGAATTCCATGGAAAGCAAGTCTCCACCAGACTGAATGCAAGAAGAAACGGCAACAAGGAAACAACCAGCAAGACAATGCCATTGCCGTCAATATCCTTGGACTTATCTTCCTTACAATCAGGAAGATTCACTGCGATGAATACTGCGGCGACAATGCCAAGCGGAAGATTCAGGAAAAAGATCCATCTCCACCCCAAGTAGTCAGTGACCAATCCTCCGACCACAGGACCGATGATGCTTGCAACGCCGGACGTTACCAAGCCTGTATACTTCCCACGCTGTTGCGGCGGAAACAACAATGCAACGGTAGTAAAAACACTGGAGACGATACAACCGCCTCCAAGTCCCTGGACACTGCGGGCAACTACCAGCCACAGCAGGTTCCGAGAGCAACCACAGAAGACAGAACCAAAAAGAAATACAAAGATTCCTGCAAGGAATACCGGTTTGTCACCATAGGCATCGGAAATCTCACCACAAATCGGAATGATTATCGTCGATCCGAGCATATAGGCAGTAAATGGCCATGCATAGTACTGCATGCCATGCAACTCACCTATAATTTGTTTCATGGCAGTACTTACGACCGTAGTATCAAGTGCGTAAAGCAAAAGGCTTGTCATCAGACCAATGAAAATTCCCACCACTTTCTTCTTGTCAATCAATCCATTCATCGTTGTTTCCTTCCTGAAATAAAATGGTATTGCTATTGTTTCAGTTGTTACTATTTGTTATATTAGTATATATTATACCATAAAGAGCAAAAAACGAATCAGCAGTTCACTGATCCAGATGAAAATCACAGGCCCAGCGATAGAACAGCTCATACATCCTGACATAAAGCGTAATGATTGCCTTGGCCTCGTTGGATTTACCGCCTTCCTGCTCCAATACAAGCTCCATATATTTCAGTTTCACGTAGAGTTTTCCCTGCAAATCATGGAGCATTTGTTCTGCTACAGGTTTTTCCAGATGGTGCAGATTACTGATGAAAGCCGTAAAATCAATATAAACGAACCCCGGTTTTTGGCTATAGGTCTCCATCAATGCCTGAAAATGTTTCTGTCCTTTTCCATTGACTGAATAGATGGTCTTTTCAGGCATCTCACCTTCCTTGACTACCTTGGTATCGAGATAACCGCGTCCGGCAAGCTGAACCAAGTTCTTGTAAACTGCAGGAGAGCTTATCTTTACCCAATTGCTGACCCGTGCAATTTCCATCTGCTTTTTCAGTTCATAGGCATTCATCGGATGGTCAATCAAGGAACCAAGCAACATAAGGTCAATGGCAGACATAGATGGCATCTCCTATTAGTATAAAATATACTAATATCATATATCCCAGTTATAGAGTTGTCAACAACCTTTACCTTAAAAGGACATCTTTCCCTTTTAAGAATGGAAATTCACCAAAGAATTTTCTACGGATTTCTCATTTCGTGCAGTCAGGTAATCCAACGGATCAATCGTCGGCATCCCGCAAGGGACTTTGAGACTCGGCGCATAGAAGACAAATTCCTTCCCTTTTCGCCTCGTGGCAGAAATACTGTAATTAAGTATCTGTTCAGTACATCTGAAATCACCATACAGTACAGCAATCGGATAGCAGACATCATAGGAAATAATCCAGTTCAAGTCACTGAATTCCGTATGCAGGAAACTGGAGACTTCTGCATGGTCCGTCGGTTCATAAGCATTCAGGTAAAGGCTACGACCTTTTTCATAGTATGGAGGATCAAGATAGACAAGGCTTTTCTGTTTTCTGAAGACAGGAACTTTCTCCCTGAGGAAATCCAAGCAGTCCTCGTTGGTAACAGTAATGGCATCACGGTAGCTAGCTATCACCTCAATACGATGCGCAAGATTCGCATGATGATACCTGGCACCAATTTTCCATCGTCCGGACTGCTTTTTACCACCGATCGGGCCAGCCTTGATGATACCGGACCTGTTGCATCTATTCAAAAAAAATGTCGCAAAGCCTCGCTCCAACAAGGAAGCATGATCTTCTGGAGCAGCAAGTATTGCACGCTGAAGATACCAATTTTCAATAGTTGCTTCTGTAGTCGCAAGCAATGAAAGAAAATCATTAGTATCATGAAGCATAGAATACCAAAAGGCATAAATATTCGGATCCAAGTCATTTATGTATATATGCTTGGCATACCCAGAAAAAAGGAGATCAAGAGCAACACCAGCTCCACCGGCATACGGCTCTGCATACACGCCCCCACAGAGATCGTTCTCC from Spirochaetia bacterium harbors:
- a CDS encoding DNA adenine methylase; translated protein: MDNFLSPLRYPGGKCRLSGYIKELMLENDLCGGVYAEPYAGGAGVALDLLFSGYAKHIYINDLDPNIYAFWYSMLHDTNDFLSLLATTEATIENWYLQRAILAAPEDHASLLERGFATFFLNRCNRSGIIKAGPIGGKKQSGRWKIGARYHHANLAHRIEVIASYRDAITVTNEDCLDFLREKVPVFRKQKSLVYLDPPYYEKGRSLYLNAYEPTDHAEVSSFLHTEFSDLNWIISYDVCYPIAVLYGDFRCTEQILNYSISATRRKGKEFVFYAPSLKVPCGMPTIDPLDYLTARNEKSVENSLVNFHS
- a CDS encoding MFS transporter, translating into MNGLIDKKKVVGIFIGLMTSLLLYALDTTVVSTAMKQIIGELHGMQYYAWPFTAYMLGSTIIIPICGEISDAYGDKPVFLAGIFVFLFGSVFCGCSRNLLWLVVARSVQGLGGGCIVSSVFTTVALLFPPQQRGKYTGLVTSGVASIIGPVVGGLVTDYLGWRWIFFLNLPLGIVAAVFIAVNLPDCKEDKSKDIDGNGIVLLVVSLLPFLLAFSLVETCFPWNSWFFKGLLIFAALGFVLFGWHETKTADPVISLSCLSDRAVSMSLVMAFLNQALMFAVILFLPYFVQVVMGSSATVSGIAITPMMIGLLLASNLSGQLISRIGKCKLLSIGAFLLSAGGMFLLSTLGANATYGTVVLYAVLTGFAIGINMPISNVNAQNAVPRERIGSITSSVMFCKNLGRTVGSAVYGAILANAMRVGLARLDMDHLPATLQAFVHNPTGLVNVRAVEKLQAYLPQDVLQQFNALLQQADHVLLAAVKDVFLAGMLTAIVGAFLMIFLKEALFEKKQ
- a CDS encoding ABC transporter permease — encoded protein: MRRFTVLFRMDLTNLLKNPVLVFANTLFAAMLIIIMGLLAGGSYANMQDAYQYYLVSMLVFAMLDGAMTASNCFMERDIRRPNLRIIFSPAGSFSLWFSKIFSSFVFDWGLHLLLLAVLCPLLRVNLGSHPVAVILLMGPVEFASAALGGVFCCVLHSEESASSLLSTVITLLCIMGGPFSRRMAWDLPLRPFPGYPLCDGSTRDSLLWSATVAYAIHFLFLGWLRL
- a CDS encoding PadR family transcriptional regulator, with translation MSAIDLMLLGSLIDHPMNAYELKKQMEIARVSNWVKISSPAVYKNLVQLAGRGYLDTKVVKEGEMPEKTIYSVNGKGQKHFQALMETYSQKPGFVYIDFTAFISNLHHLEKPVAEQMLHDLQGKLYVKLKYMELVLEQEGGKSNEAKAIITLYVRMYELFYRWACDFHLDQ
- a CDS encoding ABC transporter permease, whose amino-acid sequence is MKNFFAILKNDYLHTIPELVSFIVMTVFALCSILLAVYLTESPRPAAHVAFSSEAAQAIPLSENLKQLSVTVVGEKPPRSQFMEQKYDAYVTVDAAGGIHVDTLYGTSFRNQLLQLLEDPETTVTMETMRNVGVNIIGFMMMFLLMLSSSFMFVFADDNETGILRRIIAAPVSFGEYLAAHCVYCFSLFFPEYCLLCILKLAGINIGFSLGAYAGFMLVLGFLGLSFSLLLHTLFRKADNANMLGNAVTVLASILAGGFSAKATSHAVLDTVTRFLPQKALMDFAGQLAGGFPVSWISMGYVVVVSCTLFGISWYILGKSYIKAD
- a CDS encoding ABC transporter ATP-binding protein, whose amino-acid sequence is MTELLEVKHLTKSFGDAVVLNDFSFAVHSREILCILGPNGAGKSTTINILTAALGYDRGDIRFEGQPIGKELKSYRQSLGIVPQDIALYEQLSAEQNLRFFAALYGLHGRLLLEAVDKALIFAGLEKRRHDKVKTFSGGMKRRLNIACAIAHSPKLVIMDEPTVGIDPQSRNYILSSIRKLRDDGMTVIYTTHYLEEVEAISSRIIILDHGILIAEGTKESLKEHLANKKKYTIEVDGNGKVSHDAFFAIEGVQDVRMKGNAFEITSLTGVENLDKIIALLADHGEKIRNITSEDASLEMVFLELTGRRLRD
- a CDS encoding LuxR C-terminal-related transcriptional regulator, which gives rise to MDEYCEAEEYADVLRLAQSMEGQTGAWSYLNRIPLDLLVQHTDLTVQCFLYNLANLDSERCRQISRRYQEECNDPGLLQVIQALDVYLNAENGIQPSMRVLPVDLLKNVGLGPVSQAMILVGNSTIQMEKMLYDEAEYGIELAVQTCSGANMFVTFFAYNQLAQVYEETGNLNKSLSCYAQTFRFCNAKAMISGIKINYFFGLAGVLMRRMELLEAGENIEKAASILRNQRYHLDIADITLQFHQSELLLLSGNIAEGQAGFEKLLNTYPTLSLFNLGRLVWEFACEGCLDPSMSSTFLRELGTDRRQYLQPFLRLLRARLLAGQGKEAEAMEEVDDVLAISRLKKNKLRLVEAGLLKIHLLTVGKKLTSEQREVMNLLREAIHYASADCILLPFYLERSVLLVPLSAFSSADRSMSKGELTFLRRVWQVCGYDGICGRLPEQLSVREQEVLEELALGITNKEIADRLCISLATVKTHVLSIFGKLGVSSRLMAV